One genomic segment of Phoenix dactylifera cultivar Barhee BC4 unplaced genomic scaffold, palm_55x_up_171113_PBpolish2nd_filt_p 000353F, whole genome shotgun sequence includes these proteins:
- the LOC103698268 gene encoding abscisic acid 8'-hydroxylase 3-like yields MEMCYEVICTFLLLALLAYLLTRNHTRRPQAKVKLPPGSMGWPYIGETLQLYSQDPNIFFATKQKRYGEIFKTQVLGYPCVMLASPEAARFVLVTQAHLFKPTYPRSKERMIGPWALFFHQGDYHMRLRKLVQSSLAPENLRGLVPDIEATVISMLDSWDGHVVKTFHAMKKFSFDVGILTIFGGRLEEHYKQELKRNYFIVDKGYNSFPINIPGTLFHKAIKARKRLRQMLGEIMSERRKKGVMEKDLLGCLMDSSGDKDEHLSDDQIADNIIGVLFAAQDTTASVLTWILKYLHDNPKLLEAVKAEQMGIHGTNGYGKQPLTWTQTRGMVLTHRIILESLRMASIISFTFREAVVDVEYNGYLIPRGWKVMPLFRNIHHNPEFFRDPQKFDPSRFKTAPKPNTFWPFGNGVHSCPGNELAKLEIFILIHHLVAKYRWEVEGPQSGIEYSPFLVPKHGLPAKLWRASVISSSGAA; encoded by the exons ATGGAGATGTGTTATGAAGTTATCTGCACCTTCCTTCTCCTGGCCCTTCTCGCCTATCTCCTCACGAGAAACCACACGAGAAGACCCCAAGCAAAAGTGAAACTCCCGCCGGGTTCCATGGGATGGCCTTACATAGGAGAGACCCTTCAGCTCTACTCGCAAGACCCTAATATCTTTTTTGCCACAAAACAGAAACG GTACGGGGAGATCTTCAAAACCCAGGTGCTGGGTTACCCTTGTGTGATGCTGGCCAGCCCGGAGGCCGCCAGGTTCGTCCTCGTGACCCAAGCCCACCTCTTCAAGCCCACGTACCCTCGGAGCAAGGAGCGGATGATCGGCCCGTGGGCTCTGTTCTTCCACCAAGGGGACTACCACATGCGGCTGAGGAAGCTGGTGCAGAGCTCGCTAGCGCCGGAAAACCTCCGCGGCCTCGTCCCGGACATCGAAGCCACCGTGATCTCCATGCTCGACTCGTGGGATGGCCATGTGGTGAAAACATTTCATGCAATGAAGAAG TTCTCCTTTGATGTGGGCATCCTCACAATTTTCGGTGGCCGACTAGAAGAACACTACAAACAAGAGTTGAAGAGGAACTACTTCATCGTCGACAAGGGCTACAATTCATTCCCCATTAACATTCCTGGAACTCTATTCCACAAAGCAATTAAA GCCAGGAAACGGCTACGTCAGATGCTGGGTGAGATCATGagcgagaggaggaagaaaggagtGATGGAGAAGGATCTCTTAGGCTGCCTCATGGACTCATCAGGCGACAAAGATGAGCACTTGAGTGATGATCAGATCGCTGACAACATCATCGGTGTACTCTTTGCGGCGCAGGACACCACCGCCAGTGTCCTAACATGGATCTTGAAGTATCTCCATGACAACCCGAAGCTTCTCGAAGCCGTGAAG GCAGAGCAAATGGGTATACACGGGACCAACGGGTATGGAAAGCAACCCTTGACATGGACCCAGACCAGGGGCATGGTCCTCACTCATAGG ATTATATTGGAGAGTTTAAGAATGGCAAGCATCATTTCTTTTACGTTTAGGGAGGCCGTGGTTGATGTGGAGTACAATG GGTACCTTATCCCCAGGGGATGGAAGGTGATGCCTTTGTTCAGGAACATACATCATAATCCTGAATTTTTCAGAGATCCACAAAAGTTCGACCCTTCTAGATTCAAG ACTGCACCCAAACCCAATACCTTTTGGCCATTTGGAAACGGCGTTCACTCCTGTCCTGGCAATGAGCTAGCCAAGCTTGAAATATTCATCTTGATCCACCATCTGGTGGCCAAATACAG GTGGGAAGTGGAGGGACCCCAAAGTGGGATTGAGTATAGCCCATTTCTGGTCCCCAAGCATGGTCTACCAGCCAAGTTGTGGAGAGCTTCGGTCATAAGCAGCAGCGGCGCCGCCTAA
- the LOC120105740 gene encoding zinc finger BED domain-containing protein RICESLEEPER 2-like codes for MWTSNQTLGYMCLSAHYITNDWKLKKHIINFKLVPSPHTGLVISDAIANCILSWNIEKRLGSITLDNLSANTVVATELQKQFRKDLLLDGKFFHVRCCAHILNLIVKDGLKVVEGAIHRIREAVKYIKSSQGRLELFMGIVKQFKMNGKKRICIDVPTCWNSTYLMLNDAIQFKDVFMRLVARDPNFDNAPTDQEDWSQGIIICNLKVFHLITEVFSQTKNPTANLYFYEIWRINMLLIEESRSSNVVVMMMALKMQEKFDKYWKECSHILAVGVVLDPRHKMNLIIYCFQTIHGNGDRASFEINKVREVLQTFYDNYAILYGTNVSLVQVDKRVSTSQGGRDENHFMHGYKEFIHGVQVTQPSKSELETYLEEKVHPLEDQNCDILQYWKFNESKYPILSRMVRDILAISVSTVASESAFSTAGRVLDNFRSSLSLNTVEVLICAQDWLRDSLPHLADIPPPHTKYKVEDYETVVDINTDD; via the exons ATGTGGACATCAAATCAAACATTGGGATATATGTGTCTCTCTGCACATTACATCACTAATGATTGGAAACTGAAAAAACATATTATCAATTTTAAGTTGGTTCCTTCACCACACACAGGCTTAGTCATTAGTGATGCTATAGCTAACTGTATTTTATCTTGGAATATTGAGAAAAGGTTGGGTTCAATCACTCTTGATAATTTGTCAGCAAATACAGTTGTAGCAACAGAACTTCAAAAACAATTTAGAAAAGATTTACTTTTGGATGGTAAATTCTTTCATGTGCGTTGCTGTGCACATATTCTTAATTTGATTGTGAAGGATGGGTTGAAGGTAGTGGAGGGTGCTATTCATAGGATCCGTGAGgctgttaaatatataaaatcatcTCAAGGAAGGTTGGAATTGTTTATGGGAATTGTGAAACAGTTCAAGATGAATGGTAAGAAAAGGATATGCATAGATGTACCTACTTGTTGGAATTCTACATATCTCATGTTAAATGATGCTATACAATTTAAGGATGTATTTATGCGACTTGTGGCCCGGGATCCTAATTTTGATAATGCGCCAACTGATCAGGAAGATTGGTCTCAAGGCATTATTATTTGTAACTTAAAGGTTTTTCATCTTATAACTGAAGTTTTTTCACAAACAAAAAATCCAACTGCAAATTTGTATTTCTATGAAATTTGGAGAATCAATATGCTCTTGATTGAAGAATCTAGGAGTTCAAATGTAGTTGTGATGATGATGGCTTTaaagatgcaagaaaaattTGACAAATATTGGAAGGAATGCTCTCACATTCTTGCTGTAGGGGTTGTTCTTGATCCAAGACATAAGATGAATCTTATTATTTATTGCTTTCAGACAATCCATGGTAATGGTGATCGTGCTTCATTTGAGATCAATAAAGTGCGTGAAGTTCTTCAAACTTTTTATGATAATTATGCAATTTTATATGGCACAAATGTCTCTCTTGTTCAAGTGGATAAGAGGGTGTCTACATCCCAAGGTGGAAGAGATGAGAATCATTTTATGCATGGCTATAAAGAATTCATCCACGGAGTACAAGTTACCCAACCATCGAAGTCAGAATTAGAGACCTATTTGGAAGAGAAG GTTCATCCATTAGAAGATCAAAATTGTGACATTCTACAGTATTGGAAATTCAATGAATCAAAATATCCAATATTGTCTAGGATGGTACGTGATATCTTAGCAATTTCTGTTTCTACCGTTGCATCTGAGTCTGCCTTCAGCACTGCTGGCAGGGTTTTGGATAATTTTCGTAGCAGTCTATCTCTGAATACGGTTGAGGTATTGATATGCGCACAAGATTGGCTTCGAGATAGCTTGCCTCATCTTGCAG ATATTCCACCTCCTCATACAAAATACAAGGTTGAAGATTACGAAACTGTTGTTGATATTAATACcgatgattag